Proteins encoded by one window of Cannabis sativa cultivar Pink pepper isolate KNU-18-1 chromosome 4, ASM2916894v1, whole genome shotgun sequence:
- the LOC115713113 gene encoding cytochrome P450 71B35-like — MEWAMAQDEVRTWIGNKGKVSETDIDQLQYLKMIVKETLRLHPPAPLLLPRETISHVTINGYEIEPKTMLQVNIWAIGQDPRSWKDLEEFIPERFLDNSINLKGQHFEMLPFGSGRRACPAIHMGTTMAELGLANLLYSFEWK, encoded by the coding sequence ATGGAGTGGGCAATGGCACAAGATGAAGTTAGAACTTGGATTGGAAACAAAGGAAAAGTCTCAGAAACTGACATTGATCAGCTTCAATACCTCAAAATGATTGTCAAAGAAACTCTTAGGCTGCACCCACCTGCTCCTCTACTTCTCCCCAGAGAAACCATATCACATGTCACTATTAATGGATATGAGATTGAGCCAAAAACAATGTTACAAGTGAATATTTGGGCAATTGGACAAGACCCCAGAAGCTGGAAGGATCTTGAAGAGTTTATCCCTGAGAGGTTTTTGGACAACTCCATTAATTTGAAAGGTCAACATTTCGAGATGCTGCCATTTGGTTCAGGGCGAAGGGCGTGTCCTGCCATTCATATGGGAACCACAATGGCTGAGCTTGGCCTTGCAAATCTCTTATACAGCTTTGAGTGGAAATAG